Within Mycobacterium botniense, the genomic segment GCGAATCCGATCAACGCACCGGACATAGCCCGTGACCAATGACGCCGTTCCGCTTCGGTGACTTCCAACGAGCGGCTGCGTGCATCGAACACCGAGGGGATCAGCTTGAACACCGACGCATTGCCGACCCCCGAGAGCACGAACAGGGCGATAAAGCCGATGACGTAGCCGACCAATGCGACACCACTTGTCACGGGACCGGTGTGCTCATCGTAGGTGCTGACGCCGACCAGCAGCCCGGCGGCGACGATCATCCCGGCGAACACCGTCAGGGTGACACGGCCGCCGCCGAAGCGGTCGGCCAGGCGGCCGCCGTATATCCGGGAGAGGGAGCCCAGCAGTGGCCCCAAGAAAGCGATTTGGGCGACGTGTAGGGCGGCCTGGGCGGCACTTTGCCCGGTGGTCAGGAAGTTGATGTAGAGCACCCGGCCGAACGCGAACGAAAATCCGATGAACGAGCCGAAGGTGCCGATATACAGCAGTGAGATTGCCCAGGTATCGCTGGTGGACAAGATCGAGCGGATGTGGCCGACCTCGATGCAGTGGTCCAGGTTGTCCATGAACAGTGCCGCTGCGGTGCCGACAACGGCCAGCAGCACCAGGTAGATCGCACACACCCAGTACGGTTGACGGTCACCGGCGAGCGCGAGCACGAGCAGTCCGACGATCTGAACCACTGCCACCCCGAGGTTTCCCCCGCCGGCGTTGACCGCAAGCGCCCAGCCCTTGAGCCGCTGCGGGTAGAACGCGTTGACGTTGGCCAGTGACGCCGAATAATTGCCGCCACCCAAACCGGTCAGCGCTGCGCACACCACATACGGCCACAGCGGCAGGCCGGGGTGCGCCAGCAGGACGATGGTGGTGACGGTCGGGATGAACAGCACAAAGGCCGAAAACACGGTCCAGTTACGCCCGCCGAACCGGGCTATAGCCAACGCATAGGGGATGCGCACACAGCCCCCCACCAGTGTGGCAACCGCGCCTAGCAGGAACTTGTCACCCGCGGAAAACCCGTAGACGGACTGGGGCATGAACAGCACCATCACCGACCACAGCGACCAGATCGAGAAGGCGACGTGATCAGCCGCCACGGTGCAGACCAGGTTGCGGCGGGCTATCTTGTGGTTGCCGGCGTCCCAGGCCGCCCGATCCTCAGGGTTCCAGTCGACGATCCGATGTGAACGGGCCATGCAGCCTCCTCGTGCCTCGATACCGCGGCCAGCGCCCGGAAGGCCCCAATCCCGTCACGCCGTCACATTGTGGCCGCGGCGCGAAATTACCTGGAACGGCTGGGAGGTGACAGTGAAAAAGCTGGGAGTCAGCAGTGACCGGCGGCCACCCGGATCAGCGACGGCCCCGGCGCGCGCGGCTCCGCCCCACCGTGAGCACGTGCGAAATCCCGCGCTGCCGGGCCGTTGCCAGGTGGTTACCAGACGTCGCCGTCGCGCCAATCGCACGTCAGTGCCGCGGAGGTGTCCAGGTCCATCCCGACCGGCAGCACGAACACCGACCCGTCGGCCTCGGGTGTGCGGGCCGGCCCGGTGGGGGCCAGCACCGAGGTCGGGCCGCGCCAGGCCAGCCAGCCGCGCGACGTGAAGAGTGCGCGGCCCCGGTCTGACGAGCAGATTGCTCCCAGCTGGTAGGCACCGCGGATCACCTGCTCGCACGCGTC encodes:
- a CDS encoding nitrate/nitrite transporter gives rise to the protein MARSHRIVDWNPEDRAAWDAGNHKIARRNLVCTVAADHVAFSIWSLWSVMVLFMPQSVYGFSAGDKFLLGAVATLVGGCVRIPYALAIARFGGRNWTVFSAFVLFIPTVTTIVLLAHPGLPLWPYVVCAALTGLGGGNYSASLANVNAFYPQRLKGWALAVNAGGGNLGVAVVQIVGLLVLALAGDRQPYWVCAIYLVLLAVVGTAAALFMDNLDHCIEVGHIRSILSTSDTWAISLLYIGTFGSFIGFSFAFGRVLYINFLTTGQSAAQAALHVAQIAFLGPLLGSLSRIYGGRLADRFGGGRVTLTVFAGMIVAAGLLVGVSTYDEHTGPVTSGVALVGYVIGFIALFVLSGVGNASVFKLIPSVFDARSRSLEVTEAERRHWSRAMSGALIGFAAAIGAFGGVAINLALRQSYMSTGEETTAFWSFLIFYLVALAVTWTMYVRRPARASVPEPDRASAPARA